The Macaca nemestrina isolate mMacNem1 chromosome 17, mMacNem.hap1, whole genome shotgun sequence genome contains the following window.
CGTTGTTATTTGCCTTTTCAAGTTATTGACAAACATACATTTGATATGCTCTTATATGTTATAGTTATGTAACATATGAACTCAagactttttattctttgtaattaaattctgttttaaaacatCACAAAACAGGAAACAGCATTCAAATTAGATTTACTATATAAAGATACGGTTCAAATAGGACTACTGAGTTCGTTGAACactaaaactatgaaacaattactttttatattaaaaagaccatggatataacttatgaaaattcaaatgcaggatagtaatttttctttacttttttaaccTAGCTGAATTTATGAAAGACTATTGCAGGTgtttaacaagaaagaaaagctgtTTTATCTAATACTGTAAGTAGTTGTCATATTCTGGAAAATTTAATAGTTTTAGAGTTAATATATCTCCACTCCTTGGTTAGGCAATAAAATAGCCTTTCACCATTGTGGAATGATGCCCTGGCTTAAAGTTTTCAAGTCTAAAGTTTAGCTCCACATCATGCTGCTTTTGAGAATTCTATGTGGAATTTGGTATTACAGAAACTGATTAGTTTGTCAGTTTCAGATAGATTTAGCACAGTACTCTGGATAGACTGAGATGTTCTTTCACAACAGATGATCTGTAATACTGTAAGATGCTGATCTTTAGAATTGtttaatcagttttatttttgtacagtATTAGTGACCTAAGTTATTTTGCTGTCCCATTTTTATAAATCAAATGAAGTTATAAAAGAGGATTCTGACAGTAGGTattttgtacatatgtatatatgttgtcccaacaaaaataataaatgacaaagaaaaaaatgttcttccaCATTCAATATATTTATAGTGTTTCTCTTGAATACAAATTTTCTGATGTTTAATAAAGTTTTCGAAGCGTCTTCGGGGTTTTCCTCTGGCATAAAATATGTGTACAAAAATATCTGTGATCAAAGTGAGGTGATTACACCGTCTTTacagttttaatatttatcttcaGAATCAACACTTTTGTTCACTTTAAAGGCTTATGTTTTCTAAAAAGTCTTAATTACATGTATAATGCTTTAATTAAGTATGAAGTATGTAAAGTTGAGTAGAATTTATACAGAAATGTTTTGCCACATTCTTTGTGGTTTTACAATATTTCTGAACTATAATTGCTTTCATATAGTATAAGCTGTGAGCACCGACTAAATATAATACCCCTTTCTTTGTATTGGTAGGGGCACTCTCCAGTATCAAAGCACCTATGTACAGTGTACAGTAATATGTGACAAACATTTAAAGGCTTTGTaacattcttcacatttttagGGTTTCTCTCCATTATGATTTATATTTAGAAGCGTTTGAGTTCTGGATAAAACTCTGTCACATTTTTCAGGTTTCTAGACTTTCTCTCAAGTATGAAGTATCTTATGATTAGAAAGGCTTGAACAAGAtgtaaaggctttgccacattcttcacatttgtaagatATCcttccagtatgaattctcttatgctTTAGAAGGCTGGAGGCCCAGTTAAAGATTTTgtcacattctttacatttgtagggtctctctccagtatgaattctcttatgatCAGTAACAGATGAGTGACActtaaaggctttcccacattcttcacatttgtagggtttctctacagtatgaattttcttatgttcaTTGAGGTTTGAAGAGtatttaaaggctttgccacattcgtCACAAGTACAGGGTTTCTCTTCAGTGTGACTCCTCTTATGTCTAGTAAGGCATGACAACCacttaaaggctttgccacactcttcacatttgtggggtttctctccagtatgaacttTCTTATGTCCATTAAGGACTGAGGCCTgtttaaaggctttgccacaccCTTTACAAATgtaaagtttctctccagtatgaattctcttatgtctAGTAAGGATTGAGAACCgtttaaaggctttgccacaatcctcacatttgtagggtttctctccagtatgaattatcttatgttttGTCAGGTCTGAGGTGGACTTAAATGCTTTGCTACATTcatcacatttgtagggtttcccTCCAcaatgaattctcttatgtttacTAAGGGTTGAGCGATActtaaaggctttcccacattctccACATTTGtaggctttctctccagtatgagtttTCTTATGTGCATTAAGGTTTGAGGAGtatttaaaggctttgccacattcatcACAattatagggtttctctccagtatgagtccTCATATGTCTAGTAAGGCATGAGACCCAcataaaggctttgccacattcttcacatttgtagggtttctctccagtatgaattttcttatgtccACTAAGGTATGAGGCCTctttaaaggctttgccacattctttacaaatgtaaggtttctctccagtatgaattctcttatggcTACTAAAAGTTGAGAACcatttaaaggctttgccacaatcctcacatttgtagggcttctctccagtatgaattctcttatgttttgTCAGGACTGAGATGCACTTAAAGGCTTTGTCACACTCGTCACATTTGTAGGAtgtctctccagtatgaattctcttgtgTATAATAAGGTTTGCAGACTGTAAAAAGCCTTTGCCACATTCATCACATTTGtggggtttctctccagtatgaattctctcaTGTTTAACAAGGTTTGAGGGCCAGTTAAAGGCTTTGCcatattcttcacatttgtagggacTCTCTCTAGTGTGGATTCTCTGATGTTGagttaggagtgagaacatgtgaaaaaATCTGCCACATGCTTTACATCTgaaaggtttctctccagtatgtcTTATCTTATGTCTATTTAAATCTGACAATTTACTAAAGACTTTCACACATTtattacattgaaatattttactaTGTGTAGTTGACAAAGATTGGTTAAGTCTGTTATAACATCCTTTCTGCACCTTACTTACACTTCTACAGCCTTTCCTACATTGTAAATTCCCATGTCCACATATTCTGTATCTTCTCAGTAGTGCTTCTCGCAATGAATATTTTGGGCCTTTCTCTGGCCAAAGCTCTTCGGTGTATTGAGAATACATAGctgcaaaacataaaaataataaattaccccaaaactaGACTTTGATAAATATACTATATAACTCTAACATATAAAATTGTATCAAGTACGTTAGCAAGATggcaaaacaaaataccataggccCTAATAGCTTCatagacatatatatgtaacaaCAACATACTGACTAAAATGCCTATTTGGGAACTCTATAAATGAGTTAAGTGTTTCCAGGCCCCCAGCTGAGGACAATGCAAAAAGCCACATAAAAGGGGAAGGAGTTTGTTACATTTACCCAAGGCACCCTTTCCTCCTTTGCAATACAGCATGGTGCCTTTAGGAGTAAACTGCCAACTCTTGGCCACTTCctcaaaagagaaagatgattttCACAAACGTATGCTTACTTCTGGCTTAGATGTTTCAAAAGATGGGTTTTGGTCTCCTGTGAAACAGGCTACTGAAAAGAATGGTGGGATAAACCTGAAAGACAGCTTGGGTATGCTGTGATCAGTGGTAAATGATTGTTACAGCAACAGAGAGACTGCACTACTACAGACGGTTCAAATGTGTAGGAAATGATTACAGCCTTTTAAGAAGAAACATGGAATTTAACTGAAAAATAATCACACCATTCCAGACATATCCTAACCACAGATTTGAGAGGCTCTCAGAATGTCTAGCACAGACAATAGGTTTCAGACTGTCAGGATGAAACCACATTATAAAGATTGTGACatgtagctttttttttattgttaaaaaaaaatcaaccaaagaATACAATGTGTACAAAATATCAGGATAACGTGgtccaataaaaaaattaaaaattacagaaagcaACCATAAAACATGGagatgtataaaataattttaaaaattcaaaataaactgAATAATGCTCAAAAATCAGGGAAATGAGATTATCAACAAAAGTTAAAatagcaaagaaacaaattgtggAGGTGAAAATTacaagaagaaataatgactggGAAATtctcaaatttaagaaaaagggaTGTAAAAAATcaagctcaacaaactccaactAGAGTACACACAAAGAAATTCATAACAAGACACATATACaagagaagattttaaaagtCAGACAAGCTGAGACTATTGAGAGCAAGTGAAAAGTGATGTGTCATTTGTAAGTGTGCTCCTATGACCATTGAATTTATCCATGAAAACCCTGCAGACCAGAAGGGAATTGTGACATATGGTCAAACTGCTGACAAAAAAGCTTTCAAGCAATGCTAACATAACTTTCAAAACTTTTCTaccaaatgaaaaatataataaccttcctataaaaccaaatgctgcaAAGTATATCAGCACTATACTTGCCTCATAAGAACTAATGAAAGGAatcactttcatttaaaaaaatgatgctaGAAAACAACACATAAttacataaaaacatataattatCTAGAAAATATGTGCAcgtacacaaaaataaaattctgtagcATTAGCATAATGATGTTGTAAACCGTTTTAATTATtctctaaaattttaaagataaaagcataaaaataatcataaatatcTGTCAGTGTGTATTTAACATAAGATAAAATTGATATCTGTAACATAAAGTTGAGGACAAATATAATAAGGAAAAATTTTTGCACACAACTCAAGTTATGTTTTTACCAGATTAAAATATTCTGTTGTATCTTTGAGTTTTATATAATCACCAAGGGGTCCACAGAGAAAATGCctatataaatacacaaaagaaaataataaagcagtGAAAGCATATCAACATgaatatcaaaaagacaaaaaggaaaacagaaagagagaagaaaaagctaaagaaaccaaaacaataaaatggcaatagtaagtacTTCCTTTTCATAAATCTGTTGAAATAGTAATTAAATAAAGTTCCAAATCAAAAGGCATACACCAAATGAAAAGgtttatgaaaattatttagaggcctggcatgatggctcacacctataaacccagcactttgggaagctgaggcaggcggatcacgaggtcaagagattgatcccatcctggccaacatggtgaaaccccatctctatgaaaaatacaaaaattagctgcgtgtggtggtgcgtgtcctagtcccagctattagggaggctgaggcagaaaaattgcttgaatccggaaggcagaacttgcagtgagccaacatcgtgccactgtactccagcttggtgacagagtgagactccatctcaaaataataataataataataataataataataataataataataataattcagaaGCCAAAACCAATTTTGTTTGTCTACAAGAGTCACTTTATATCTAATGGTGAAAAGTGACTAAAACTGGCAGGATGGAAGTAGTTATCCTCTGTAAATATTGACCAAATGAGATCAGGAGAGGTCAAGATTATATTACATGAAATATACCTTAAGTCAaaaattatcatattttataaaatatactttaggTTAAAAGTCACAAGAGACAAAAAAGGACATTAAACAATAAGAAAGGGGTTCATTCACTGGGAACCTATGacaaatgtatgtatacatgtattcaTGTACAGGGGGTTGGGTGTGTGTCtgtctcacatagttacatataaagcaaatattaacagaattgAAGCAATAGATAGGTAAAAGAATATTTCAATATCTCACTTTcagtaatgaataataaaatatgaataaaaattgaTAGGAGGGCAGAGGACTCCAGAGCAGATGAAGAAAAGTATGCCTTACAGAGTATAGAAATCATACCTCAATGACATCAGGTTACATGCCCTTCTCAACAGCTCATAAAAATTATCTTGAACAGAGCACTTGTTAGGCCACAAAAGAagtcaaaagtttttttttaattgaaattttacaGATGTATAACCAAAATGGACTGAAAGTGTAAGTCAATAACtggaagaaaagtgaaaaattcacaaatacacgGAAACACTCGCTTAAGCATTCTCTTCTTCAAAAGTTGGtataattaatattgtgaaaatgcccACACTGCCCAATGTGATCTACAGGTTCAATGCAATTccttctaaaattctaatttcatttttgcagaaatagagaCAGCAACCAAAAAGTCATATAGAATTTCAAGGCACAGTGAAGTGACCAACCATCT
Protein-coding sequences here:
- the LOC139359499 gene encoding zinc finger protein 595-like — protein: MYSQYTEELWPEKGPKYSLREALLRRYRICGHGNLQCRKGCRSVSKVQKGCYNRLNQSLSTTHSKIFQCNKCVKVFSKLSDLNRHKIRHTGEKPFRCKACGRFFHMFSLLTQHQRIHTRESPYKCEEYGKAFNWPSNLVKHERIHTGEKPHKCDECGKGFLQSANLIIHKRIHTGETSYKCDECDKAFKCISVLTKHKRIHTGEKPYKCEDCGKAFKWFSTFSSHKRIHTGEKPYICKECGKAFKEASYLSGHKKIHTGEKPYKCEECGKAFMWVSCLTRHMRTHTGEKPYNCDECGKAFKYSSNLNAHKKTHTGEKAYKCGECGKAFKYRSTLSKHKRIHCGGKPYKCDECSKAFKSTSDLTKHKIIHTGEKPYKCEDCGKAFKRFSILTRHKRIHTGEKLYICKGCGKAFKQASVLNGHKKVHTGEKPHKCEECGKAFKWLSCLTRHKRSHTEEKPCTCDECGKAFKYSSNLNEHKKIHTVEKPYKCEECGKAFKCHSSVTDHKRIHTGERPYKCKECDKIFNWASSLLKHKRIHTGRISYKCEECGKAFTSCSSLSNHKILHT